A region of Streptomyces paludis DNA encodes the following proteins:
- a CDS encoding MarR family winged helix-turn-helix transcriptional regulator, translated as MRADLAVEAAAIHVDRSALSVLLSLHTADRPLRIGEIAARMQVVGPHVTRQVNELERRGLVVRVTDPDDQRARLIEATPDSAKATERYIGAIIDWLADALADDITTRLTALDDEPPTASSG; from the coding sequence GTGCGCGCCGACCTCGCCGTGGAGGCCGCCGCGATCCACGTGGACCGGTCGGCGCTGTCCGTGCTTCTGTCGCTGCACACGGCGGACCGCCCGCTGCGGATCGGCGAGATCGCCGCGCGGATGCAGGTCGTGGGCCCGCACGTCACCCGCCAGGTGAACGAGTTGGAACGGCGCGGTCTGGTCGTACGCGTCACCGACCCCGACGACCAACGGGCCCGCCTCATCGAGGCGACCCCCGACAGCGCGAAGGCGACCGAACGCTACATCGGCGCCATCATCGACTGGCTCGCGGACGCCTTGGCCGACGACATCACCACACGCCTCACGGCCTTGGACGACGAGCCGCCGACTGCGTCTTCGGGGTGA
- a CDS encoding IS5 family transposase, producing MTDEEWAAVRGLLPVPAWMNGRGGRPEGYCHRQMIDAVRYLVDNGIKWRSMPADFPVWDRVYAFWRRWRDTGLTAEFHDRLRGKIRENEGRGPEPTAAVIDSQSVKAAASVPAASRGYDGAKKINGRKRHIIVDCLGLLLTVQVTAADVTDREAACDLLEQLRARHRKIRLVWADGGYSGRLVDWTAETLQLTLKIVKRSDSTRGFTVLPRRWVVERTLGWLMRSRRLARDYERRPDSSEAAVLWSMTMPLGRRLTRTRNVTLPSPAAA from the coding sequence ATGACGGATGAGGAGTGGGCGGCGGTGCGGGGACTGCTGCCGGTGCCAGCGTGGATGAACGGGCGGGGTGGCCGGCCGGAGGGCTACTGCCACCGGCAGATGATCGACGCGGTCCGCTACCTGGTCGACAACGGCATCAAGTGGCGGTCGATGCCCGCCGATTTCCCCGTCTGGGACCGGGTCTACGCCTTCTGGCGGCGCTGGCGCGACACAGGGCTGACCGCCGAGTTCCACGACCGGCTGCGCGGGAAAATCCGCGAGAACGAGGGCCGCGGCCCGGAGCCCACAGCCGCAGTCATCGACTCCCAGTCGGTCAAAGCAGCCGCATCGGTGCCCGCCGCCTCACGCGGCTACGACGGCGCCAAAAAGATCAACGGACGCAAACGCCACATCATCGTGGACTGCCTCGGCCTGCTGCTCACAGTGCAGGTCACAGCGGCTGATGTGACCGACCGCGAGGCCGCCTGCGATCTCCTGGAACAGCTCCGTGCCCGGCACCGGAAGATCCGCCTGGTCTGGGCCGACGGCGGCTACTCCGGCCGCCTGGTCGACTGGACGGCCGAAACACTCCAGCTCACCCTCAAAATCGTGAAACGCAGCGACAGTACACGCGGGTTCACGGTCCTGCCGCGCAGATGGGTGGTGGAAAGAACGCTGGGCTGGCTGATGCGCTCACGACGTCTGGCCCGGGACTACGAGAGGCGGCCAGACAGCAGCGAAGCCGCCGTCCTGTGGTCAATGACCATGCCCCTCGGCCGCAGACTCACCCGCACCCGCAATGTCACCCTGCCGTCGCCCGCCGCGGCGTGA
- a CDS encoding phosphotransferase family protein, producing MESPLLFSEKLRAELGSPRNARRLTSSPRSRVWQAELSGTPVVVKQLIEGPEAADRYAREATALRLASRVEPPVVPTLLGTDPVERMLVLEYVEHRPPADDWVVDYAEALARLHAANTPATTTAKATTTATTAATTVLPQWSGPTHEDVESFLGLARTLGCSVSSGVRTALADLVDRLARPPGRPALLHGDPCPGNDLHTSSAGGGIRFIDFEQAALGDGLMELAYLRIGFPTCWCVTAPAEPLLDAAEAAYRTSWRHATGTEAGGNLTDACAGWLIRGDALVQRTYRGATDHLAKIPHEDWQWGTATARQRLVHRLGVIGGMATNGSELEELGRLARTLRESMLTHWPTLQPVPSQRP from the coding sequence ATGGAGTCACCACTGCTGTTCAGTGAGAAGCTGCGGGCCGAGCTGGGTTCGCCGCGCAACGCTCGACGGCTGACCAGCAGCCCGCGATCACGGGTCTGGCAGGCCGAGCTGTCGGGCACACCGGTCGTGGTCAAGCAGCTCATCGAGGGGCCGGAGGCGGCCGACAGGTACGCGCGCGAGGCGACTGCGCTGCGGCTGGCGTCCAGGGTGGAGCCGCCGGTCGTACCCACGCTCCTCGGGACCGACCCCGTCGAGCGGATGCTGGTCCTGGAGTACGTGGAACACCGGCCACCGGCCGACGACTGGGTGGTCGACTACGCCGAAGCACTGGCCCGGCTCCACGCCGCGAACACCCCCGCCACGACGACAGCCAAGGCCACAACCACGGCCACAACCGCCGCCACCACGGTCCTCCCCCAGTGGTCCGGCCCCACCCACGAGGACGTCGAGTCCTTCCTCGGGCTGGCCCGGACGCTCGGCTGTTCGGTGTCCTCCGGAGTACGGACCGCACTGGCCGACCTCGTCGACCGCCTGGCGCGGCCACCGGGCCGGCCCGCCCTGCTGCACGGAGACCCTTGCCCCGGCAACGACTTGCACACCAGCAGCGCGGGCGGCGGCATCAGGTTCATCGACTTCGAACAGGCCGCACTCGGCGACGGCCTCATGGAACTCGCCTACCTACGGATCGGCTTTCCGACCTGCTGGTGCGTCACCGCTCCCGCCGAACCGCTGCTGGACGCGGCAGAGGCGGCCTACCGCACGTCCTGGCGCCACGCCACGGGCACAGAGGCCGGTGGCAACCTCACCGACGCGTGCGCGGGCTGGCTGATTCGCGGCGACGCGCTGGTGCAGCGCACGTACCGAGGGGCAACCGACCATCTGGCCAAGATCCCCCACGAGGACTGGCAATGGGGGACGGCGACGGCCCGGCAACGGCTCGTCCACCGGCTCGGAGTCATCGGCGGCATGGCCACCAACGGCAGCGAGCTTGAGGAACTGGGCCGGCTCGCCAGGACCCTGCGCGAATCGATGCTCACCCACTGGCCCACACTCCAACCGGTCCCGTCACAACGTCCCTAG
- the tpx gene encoding thiol peroxidase: MPSTVNFKSNPVNVNGDFPKVGSEAPAFDLVAGDLSTATLETFAGQRKVLNIFPSVDTGTCAASVRKFNEVAAGLENTAVLCVSADLPFAQGRFCGAEGLENVKTLSTFRSRAFVENYGVDLAEGPLAGLAARAVIVLDENDKVIYTELVEEITEEPNYEAALAALK, translated from the coding sequence ATGCCGAGCACCGTCAATTTCAAGAGCAACCCCGTCAACGTCAACGGCGACTTCCCCAAGGTCGGCTCCGAGGCCCCCGCCTTCGACCTGGTGGCGGGCGACCTCTCGACGGCGACGCTGGAGACCTTCGCCGGACAGCGGAAGGTCCTCAACATCTTCCCGAGCGTCGACACGGGCACCTGCGCCGCGTCGGTCCGTAAGTTCAACGAGGTGGCGGCCGGCCTGGAGAACACCGCGGTGCTCTGCGTCTCGGCGGACCTGCCGTTCGCCCAGGGCCGGTTCTGCGGCGCCGAGGGCCTGGAGAACGTCAAGACCCTCTCCACCTTCCGCAGCCGCGCGTTCGTCGAGAACTACGGCGTCGACCTGGCCGAGGGCCCCCTCGCCGGCCTGGCGGCCCGCGCCGTGATCGTCCTCGACGAGAACGACAAGGTCATCTACACCGAGCTGGTCGAAGAGATCACCGAGGAGCCCAACTACGAGGCCGCCCTCGCCGCCCTCAAGTAA
- a CDS encoding eCIS core domain-containing protein codes for MLRQTGHQWAEERHEHGSGCGHTETPSTRAAPRRLPRRSWVRARNTSGSHVVIGRGGGDKHTLAHELTHVIQQRQGPVAGTDNGSGLRVSDPSDRFEREAEANAQRVMRGPAPTLGTDAGGATQDPQHAHAHAHAHVTESHAVQNASDPASAASTAAAPIQRRSAYIATGAGESVALAQNFRNRYGLSSDLAGVRPGEVL; via the coding sequence ATGCTGCGGCAGACCGGCCACCAGTGGGCCGAGGAGCGGCACGAGCACGGCTCCGGCTGCGGCCACACGGAGACACCCTCCACACGGGCAGCGCCGCGCAGGCTTCCGCGTCGGAGCTGGGTGCGCGCGCGTAACACGTCCGGCAGCCATGTCGTCATCGGCCGGGGCGGCGGGGACAAGCACACCCTCGCCCATGAACTCACCCATGTCATCCAGCAGCGGCAGGGCCCCGTGGCCGGTACGGACAACGGCAGCGGCCTGCGGGTGAGCGACCCTTCCGACCGGTTCGAGCGCGAGGCCGAGGCCAACGCCCAGCGGGTGATGCGCGGACCGGCTCCCACCCTCGGTACGGACGCGGGCGGCGCCACGCAGGATCCTCAGCACGCGCACGCGCACGCACACGCGCACGTCACGGAAAGCCACGCCGTACAGAACGCCTCCGACCCCGCCTCCGCCGCCTCCACGGCGGCGGCGCCCATCCAGCGCAGGAGTGCCTACATCGCGACGGGCGCCGGCGAATCCGTGGCGCTCGCGCAGAACTTCAGGAATCGCTACGGACTGAGCAGCGACCTGGCTGGCGTACGCCCAGGCGAAGTCCTCTGA
- a CDS encoding pyridoxal phosphate-dependent aminotransferase: MTKEWLGGTTIFAEMSALALRTGAINLGQGFPDTDGPESVREAAVRALRDGRGNQYPPGPGVPELRTAVADHQRRRYGLTYDPDTEILVTAGATEAIAATLLALVGPGDEVIALEPYYDSYAACIGMAGGVRVPVTLRPRDGAYHLDLDELRDAVTDRTRLILLNTPHNPTGTVLTRAELAAVAELAVERDLLVVTDEVYEHLVLDGEHLPLASFPGMRERTLTISSAGKTFSFTGWKVGWVTGVPALVTAVRSAKQFLTYVASGPFQYAIAEALSLPDSYFDTLRADLRVKRDILADGLTAAGFDVYRPAGTYFITTDIRPLGETDGFAFCRALPERCGVVAIPNAVFYDHEKEGAPFVRFAFCKRDEVLREAAERLRGLRDSA; this comes from the coding sequence ATGACGAAAGAATGGCTCGGCGGCACCACGATCTTCGCGGAGATGTCGGCACTCGCCCTGCGGACCGGTGCGATCAACCTCGGCCAGGGCTTCCCCGACACCGACGGCCCCGAATCCGTACGGGAGGCGGCGGTCCGGGCCCTGCGCGACGGCCGCGGCAACCAGTACCCGCCGGGCCCCGGCGTCCCCGAGCTGCGTACCGCCGTGGCCGACCACCAGCGGCGGCGGTACGGCCTGACGTACGACCCCGACACCGAGATCCTGGTCACCGCCGGCGCCACCGAGGCGATCGCCGCGACGCTGCTCGCGCTCGTCGGCCCCGGCGACGAGGTCATCGCCCTGGAGCCGTACTACGACTCGTACGCCGCCTGCATCGGTATGGCGGGCGGGGTCAGGGTGCCGGTCACCCTGCGCCCCCGCGACGGCGCGTACCACCTCGACCTGGACGAACTGCGGGACGCCGTCACCGACCGCACCCGCCTCATCCTCCTCAACACCCCCCACAACCCCACCGGCACCGTCCTCACCCGCGCCGAACTGGCCGCCGTCGCGGAACTCGCCGTCGAGCGCGATCTGCTCGTCGTCACGGACGAGGTCTACGAGCACCTCGTCCTCGACGGCGAGCACCTCCCCCTCGCGTCCTTCCCCGGCATGCGCGAGCGGACGCTGACGATCAGCAGCGCCGGCAAGACGTTCTCGTTCACCGGCTGGAAGGTCGGCTGGGTCACCGGCGTACCGGCGCTGGTCACGGCCGTACGGTCGGCGAAGCAGTTCCTGACGTACGTGGCCTCCGGCCCGTTCCAGTACGCGATCGCGGAGGCCCTGAGCCTGCCCGACAGCTACTTCGACACCCTGCGCGCGGACCTGCGCGTCAAGCGCGACATCCTCGCGGACGGGCTGACCGCCGCGGGCTTCGACGTCTACCGCCCGGCGGGCACGTACTTCATCACGACCGACATCCGCCCCCTGGGCGAGACCGACGGCTTCGCCTTCTGCCGCGCGCTGCCGGAGCGCTGCGGGGTGGTGGCCATCCCGAACGCGGTGTTCTACGACCACGAGAAGGAGGGCGCGCCGTTCGTGCGCTTCGCGTTCTGCAAGCGGGACGAGGTGCTGCGCGAGGCGGCGGAGCGGCTGCGGGGTTTGCGGGACTCCGCCTGA
- a CDS encoding DUF2617 family protein yields MLTTLNTAYTDTRAADLAWALGRGPVPALAVLDLDLAGAGVQLRLLGASHQVILEEEGGTCSETVACIPGSSTPLPLGVSKRVGEWEYEFAARVETLSHSSFAGRAQELLALVADHPNGLAGTFPGDPNAFTAMLAQRDEGQVRWRTWHAYPQEGRLVVTRTRVGVRMPAVA; encoded by the coding sequence ATGCTCACCACCCTCAATACCGCCTACACCGACACCCGTGCCGCCGATCTGGCCTGGGCGTTGGGCCGGGGCCCCGTCCCGGCGCTGGCCGTCCTCGACCTCGATCTCGCCGGCGCCGGGGTCCAGCTGAGGCTGCTCGGCGCCTCCCACCAGGTGATTCTGGAGGAGGAGGGAGGCACCTGCTCCGAGACCGTCGCCTGCATCCCCGGCAGCAGCACGCCGCTGCCGCTCGGCGTGTCGAAGCGGGTGGGGGAGTGGGAGTACGAATTCGCCGCGCGCGTCGAGACGCTCTCGCACAGCTCGTTCGCGGGGCGCGCGCAGGAGCTGCTCGCGCTGGTCGCGGATCACCCGAACGGATTAGCCGGTACGTTCCCGGGCGACCCCAACGCGTTTACGGCGATGCTGGCGCAGCGCGACGAGGGGCAGGTGAGGTGGCGTACGTGGCACGCGTATCCACAGGAAGGCCGGCTCGTCGTGACGCGGACGCGCGTCGGCGTACGTATGCCTGCCGTGGCCTGA
- a CDS encoding spermidine synthase: MPGSRFRSRFRSRLGDRAAAARFLILTVVFICSACGLVYELELVALASYLIGDSVTQASVVLSVMVFAMGIGSLCAKRLRCRAAFGFGLLEAGLALLGGCSALVLYAAFAWTGEARYTLVGFSLAIGGLIGAEIPLLMTLIQRFSRQEVDGTVADLFAADYVGALIGGLAFPFLLLPRLGQLTGALLTGAVNVVAGGALVLCLFGRDLTPRSRWVLVVVNLLVLAALATAAVLVDDFERAARRAVYGDGVRVAVHTEVQEVVLTGGGAGGGAGGAGRSGAADGSVGAGGSGAAGGAGKARDAPDARDAPLELYLDGRLRVSARDEFRYHEALVHPAMSGPHARVLILGGGDGLAAREVLRYGDVRSVTVVELDPGVVRLARTDPALSALNGHAYDDPRVRVVYGDAFSRLRSERAGRLRQSGRAPAVYDVVICDLPNPGITPSTKLYSEEFYGLAARVLADGGRLAVHSGSPTARPRTYWTVDATLRAAGFGTSPYRVAGRPPGFTAGPDRAKHGGAAPDDWGFELARMGARPPLALAPDAPALRSLTASALAAGAREAARTRVPGLEPSTLVHPRYAE, translated from the coding sequence TTGCCGGGGTCGCGGTTTCGGTCGCGGTTTCGCTCACGGCTGGGCGATCGGGCCGCCGCCGCCCGCTTTCTGATCCTCACGGTGGTCTTCATCTGCTCGGCGTGCGGACTGGTGTACGAACTGGAGCTGGTCGCGCTCGCCTCGTATCTGATCGGTGATTCCGTCACCCAGGCGTCCGTCGTGCTGTCGGTCATGGTCTTCGCGATGGGCATCGGGTCGCTCTGCGCCAAGCGGCTGCGCTGCCGGGCCGCGTTCGGGTTCGGGCTGCTGGAGGCGGGTCTCGCGCTGCTCGGCGGCTGCTCGGCCCTCGTGCTGTACGCGGCGTTCGCGTGGACGGGCGAGGCGCGGTACACGCTGGTGGGGTTCTCGCTGGCCATCGGCGGGCTCATCGGCGCGGAGATCCCGCTGCTGATGACGCTTATCCAGCGGTTCTCCCGGCAGGAGGTGGACGGGACCGTCGCGGATCTCTTCGCCGCGGACTACGTGGGCGCGCTCATCGGCGGGCTCGCCTTCCCGTTCCTGCTGCTGCCCCGGCTCGGGCAGTTGACGGGCGCACTGCTGACGGGCGCGGTGAACGTGGTGGCGGGCGGGGCGCTGGTCCTGTGCCTCTTCGGGCGCGATCTGACGCCGCGCTCGCGATGGGTGCTGGTGGTCGTGAACCTGCTGGTGCTGGCCGCGCTCGCCACGGCCGCCGTCCTGGTGGACGACTTCGAGCGGGCGGCGCGGCGCGCGGTGTACGGGGACGGGGTGCGGGTCGCCGTCCATACGGAGGTGCAGGAGGTCGTACTGACCGGGGGCGGTGCGGGGGGAGGGGCTGGTGGGGCCGGCAGATCCGGTGCGGCTGATGGATCCGTTGGGGCTGGTGGATCCGGTGCGGCTGGTGGTGCGGGGAAGGCCCGGGACGCGCCGGATGCCCGGGACGCGCCGCTGGAGTTGTATCTCGACGGGCGGCTGCGGGTCAGCGCGCGCGACGAGTTCCGCTACCACGAAGCGCTGGTGCACCCCGCGATGTCCGGGCCCCACGCGCGCGTGCTCATCCTCGGCGGCGGCGACGGGCTGGCCGCGCGCGAGGTGCTGCGGTACGGGGACGTGCGCTCGGTCACCGTGGTCGAGCTGGACCCGGGCGTCGTACGGCTGGCCCGTACGGACCCGGCGCTGTCGGCGCTCAACGGGCACGCGTACGACGATCCCCGGGTGCGGGTGGTGTACGGGGACGCGTTCAGCAGGCTGCGTTCGGAACGGGCGGGGCGATTGCGGCAGTCGGGGCGGGCACCGGCCGTGTACGACGTGGTGATCTGCGATCTGCCGAATCCCGGCATCACGCCCAGCACGAAGCTGTACTCGGAGGAGTTCTACGGTCTCGCCGCGCGCGTGCTCGCGGACGGCGGGCGGCTCGCGGTGCACTCGGGGTCGCCCACGGCCCGGCCGCGTACGTACTGGACGGTCGACGCGACCCTGCGCGCGGCCGGTTTCGGGACCAGCCCGTACCGGGTGGCGGGCCGGCCGCCCGGCTTCACGGCCGGGCCCGACCGGGCGAAGCACGGCGGGGCGGCCCCGGACGACTGGGGCTTCGAGCTGGCCCGCATGGGCGCGCGCCCACCCCTCGCGCTCGCCCCGGACGCGCCCGCGCTGCGGTCGCTGACGGCGTCCGCGCTGGCGGCGGGAGCACGGGAGGCGGCGCGGACGCGGGTGCCCGGGCTGGAACCGTCGACGCTGGTGCATCCGCGCTACGCGGAGTGA
- a CDS encoding SRPBCC domain-containing protein translates to MELEVFVPVSAEALRQTLRDPARVARCVPGLQQDARDGEAAPESSVGALAGRMKVRIGGHTITYRGALTLTERDGAFDVAGEGVAVRGTGSAKFTLAIRVTDAPQDDDGASGATVVLTGSTRAEGRLAELPAETVTAAASRLLDRVVTRLAEEAAALAAEDPDGADGAEDPGGADPVDPADGLGELADLADLEGLERLERLEGLEGLEQLGGFDGPQGETVYSTGDFHLPGGPGTPGASSDEPPAEAAHARRTMIGRSAEEVDHAPPRGRYAPVPAPDTVGGGGTMRWIAPAAALALASAVVVGRALRRRR, encoded by the coding sequence ATGGAGCTTGAGGTGTTCGTTCCGGTTTCGGCAGAGGCTCTTCGGCAGACGTTGCGGGACCCCGCCCGGGTCGCCCGCTGCGTTCCCGGGCTCCAACAGGACGCCCGGGACGGCGAGGCCGCCCCGGAGTCTTCGGTGGGCGCGCTGGCCGGACGTATGAAGGTGCGGATCGGCGGCCATACGATCACCTACCGCGGCGCGCTGACGCTCACCGAGCGGGACGGCGCCTTCGACGTGGCGGGCGAGGGCGTGGCGGTCCGGGGTACGGGCTCCGCCAAGTTCACGCTCGCGATCCGGGTGACGGACGCGCCCCAGGACGACGACGGCGCGAGCGGGGCGACGGTCGTTCTTACGGGGAGTACGCGGGCGGAGGGCCGGCTGGCGGAGCTGCCCGCCGAAACGGTCACGGCCGCCGCGAGCCGCCTGCTGGACCGTGTCGTCACGCGGCTGGCTGAGGAGGCCGCGGCCCTCGCCGCCGAAGACCCCGACGGGGCCGATGGTGCCGAAGACCCCGGTGGAGCGGACCCAGTGGACCCGGCGGACGGGCTGGGGGAACTGGCCGATCTGGCGGATCTCGAAGGGCTGGAACGGTTGGAGCGGCTGGAAGGTCTGGAAGGGCTGGAGCAACTGGGTGGATTCGACGGCCCCCAGGGCGAGACCGTCTACAGCACCGGGGACTTCCACCTCCCCGGCGGCCCCGGCACCCCCGGCGCCTCCTCCGACGAGCCGCCCGCCGAGGCCGCGCACGCGCGCCGCACCATGATCGGCCGCAGCGCCGAGGAGGTCGACCACGCCCCGCCGCGCGGCCGTTACGCACCGGTGCCCGCGCCCGACACCGTCGGCGGCGGAGGCACCATGCGCTGGATCGCGCCCGCCGCGGCGCTCGCGCTCGCTTCGGCCGTGGTGGTCGGGCGCGCCCTGCGGCGTCGCCGGTAA
- a CDS encoding aldose epimerase family protein: protein MSSSEESIRLAAGDAELTITPANGCRISSLRVGGTELLRQGERYGCFPMVPWCGRIGNGQFRNGGEQHQMPLNSPPHAIHGTGRNTAWSTVRADKSEAVFSYDLAAPWPYSGRVTQIFELTEDGLTLTLGVEASDTSFPAQAGWHPWFQRSLAGGREVEIDFSPGWQEERGDDHLPTGRRITPLPGPWDDCFGMPDGVDVKLTWPEQLELTVKSRAEWVVVYDEQAEAVCVEPQSGPPNGLNTLPRLVTKIDPLEIASTWSWRRL from the coding sequence GTGAGTAGCAGCGAAGAGAGCATCCGACTGGCGGCGGGCGACGCCGAGTTGACCATCACCCCGGCGAACGGCTGCCGTATCAGCAGCCTGCGCGTCGGCGGTACCGAACTGCTGCGCCAAGGGGAGCGGTACGGCTGCTTCCCGATGGTGCCGTGGTGCGGACGGATCGGGAACGGGCAGTTCAGGAACGGCGGCGAGCAGCATCAGATGCCGCTCAACTCCCCGCCGCACGCCATCCACGGCACCGGCCGCAACACCGCCTGGAGCACCGTACGCGCGGACAAGAGCGAGGCGGTGTTCTCGTACGACCTGGCCGCCCCGTGGCCGTACAGCGGCCGGGTCACCCAGATCTTCGAGCTGACCGAGGACGGGCTGACGCTGACTCTCGGCGTAGAGGCGTCCGACACGTCCTTCCCGGCGCAGGCCGGCTGGCACCCCTGGTTCCAGCGCAGTCTGGCGGGCGGGCGCGAGGTGGAGATCGACTTCTCGCCCGGGTGGCAGGAGGAGCGCGGTGACGACCATCTGCCGACCGGCCGCAGGATCACGCCGCTCCCCGGGCCGTGGGACGACTGCTTCGGGATGCCGGACGGCGTGGATGTGAAGCTCACCTGGCCGGAGCAGCTGGAGCTGACGGTCAAGAGCCGCGCCGAGTGGGTGGTGGTCTACGACGAGCAGGCGGAGGCGGTCTGTGTGGAGCCGCAGTCGGGCCCGCCGAACGGGCTCAACACGCTGCCCCGGCTCGTCACGAAGATCGACCCGCTGGAGATCGCGTCGACATGGAGCTGGCGACGCCTCTGA
- the pyrE gene encoding orotate phosphoribosyltransferase → MTDVRAELLQLIKDKAVVHGKVTLSSGLEADWYTDLRRITLDGHAAPLVGQVMLDATAELDFDCVGGLTLGADPVATSMLHASAARGKRLDAFVVRKAQKTHGLQRRIEGTDVKGRRCLVVEDTSTTGGSPLTAVEAVREAGGEVVAVAVIVERGAAPAIAEAGLPYLNVYGLDELGLD, encoded by the coding sequence ATGACTGACGTACGGGCTGAGCTGCTCCAGCTGATCAAGGACAAGGCCGTGGTGCACGGCAAGGTGACCCTCTCCTCGGGCCTGGAGGCCGACTGGTACACCGACCTCCGCCGGATCACGCTGGACGGCCACGCCGCGCCGCTGGTCGGGCAGGTCATGCTCGACGCCACCGCCGAGCTGGACTTCGACTGTGTCGGCGGGCTGACGCTGGGCGCCGACCCGGTCGCGACGTCGATGCTGCACGCCTCCGCCGCGCGCGGGAAGCGCCTCGACGCGTTCGTCGTCCGCAAGGCGCAGAAGACGCACGGCCTCCAGCGCCGGATCGAGGGCACGGACGTCAAGGGCCGCCGCTGCCTGGTGGTCGAGGACACCTCGACCACGGGCGGCTCGCCGCTGACCGCGGTGGAGGCGGTACGGGAGGCGGGCGGCGAGGTCGTCGCGGTCGCGGTCATCGTGGAGCGGGGCGCGGCGCCGGCGATCGCGGAGGCGGGGCTTCCGTACCTCAATGTGTACGGGCTCGACGAGCTGGGTCTCGACTGA
- the fbaA gene encoding class II fructose-bisphosphate aldolase yields MPIATPDVYNEMLDRAKAGKFAYPAINVTSSQTLHAALRGFAEAESDGIIQMSTGGAEFLGGQYNKDMVTGAVALAEFAHIVAAKYDITVALHTDHCPKDKLDGYVRPLLDISAERVKAGRNPLFQSHMWDGSAETLADNLAIGEELLAKAAAAKIILEVEITPTGGEEDGVTHEINDELYTTVDDALRTAEALGLGEKGRYLLAASFGNVHGVYKPGNVVLRPELLKDLQEGVGSKYGKPAGSQPFDFVFHGGSGSTAEEIATALENGVVKMNLDTDTQYAFTRPVVDHVFRNYDGVLKVDGEVGSKKTYDPRTWGKLAEAGMAQRVTEACAALRSTGTKLK; encoded by the coding sequence ATGCCCATCGCAACCCCAGACGTCTACAACGAGATGCTCGACCGGGCCAAGGCAGGCAAGTTCGCCTACCCGGCCATCAATGTCACCTCGTCCCAGACCCTGCACGCTGCGCTGCGCGGCTTCGCGGAGGCCGAGAGCGACGGCATCATCCAGATGTCCACGGGTGGTGCGGAGTTCCTCGGCGGCCAGTACAACAAGGACATGGTGACCGGCGCGGTCGCGCTCGCCGAGTTCGCGCACATCGTCGCCGCCAAGTACGACATCACCGTCGCGCTGCACACCGACCACTGCCCCAAGGACAAGCTGGACGGCTATGTCCGGCCGCTGCTCGACATCTCCGCCGAGCGTGTGAAGGCCGGCCGTAACCCGCTCTTCCAGTCGCACATGTGGGATGGCTCCGCCGAGACCCTGGCCGACAACCTCGCCATCGGTGAGGAGCTGCTCGCCAAGGCCGCCGCCGCGAAGATCATCCTTGAGGTCGAGATCACCCCGACCGGTGGCGAGGAGGACGGCGTCACCCACGAGATCAACGACGAGCTGTACACCACCGTCGATGACGCGCTGCGCACCGCCGAGGCCCTCGGCCTGGGCGAGAAGGGCCGCTACCTGCTGGCCGCGTCCTTCGGCAACGTCCACGGCGTCTACAAGCCGGGCAATGTCGTGCTCCGCCCCGAGCTGCTCAAGGACCTTCAGGAGGGCGTCGGTTCGAAGTACGGCAAGCCCGCCGGCAGCCAGCCCTTCGACTTCGTCTTCCACGGCGGCTCCGGCTCCACGGCCGAGGAGATCGCCACCGCGCTGGAGAACGGCGTCGTGAAGATGAACCTCGACACCGACACCCAGTACGCCTTCACCCGCCCCGTTGTGGACCACGTGTTCCGCAACTACGACGGCGTGCTGAAGGTCGACGGCGAGGTCGGCTCCAAGAAGACCTATGACCCCCGCACCTGGGGCAAGCTGGCCGAGGCCGGCATGGCCCAGCGCGTCACAGAGGCGTGCGCGGCGCTCCGTTCCACGGGCACCAAGCTCAAGTAG